GCATCTTCGGCGGCATGCTCACGCAACGACGCGATCAGCGAAAGACCCGGCGGCCGCTCGCCAGAAAGCCTGAAAAGCACCTCTTCGGAGGCGTCGAAGATCGGGCTGCGCAGCACCGCCGCGAGCGACAGGTCGTCCTGCGGCTGGATGAGGAAATGGCCGAGCGCGATCAGATCCTTGACGGCGATGTGGCCGGGCAGGCTCAGCCGGTCGGCACCGGCGACCGGGATGTCGCGGCGCTTCAGCGCCCGCGTCAGCGCGTGGACGAAGCGGTCGCGCTTGCGCACGAGAACCAGCACATCGCCGGGGCGAAGCGTCTTGCCACGGCCTTCGATGACTTCACCGGAGCCGATCCAGCCGGCAATGGTCGCGGCGACGTTTTCGGCAACGCGAACCGCAGGGGCATGGGCATGGTCGATCGCCTGCGTCCAGTCGTCGGGTTCGTCGACGACGTCGGCGCCGACCGACGGCCAGACCTCGACATAGCCCGGCGCGTCATTGCGGATCGCCTTGTGATCCAGCGGATCGGGGTCATGGCTGATGCCGCGCCGCACGACGGGATCGGCGAAAACGCGGTCGACGGCGGCCAGGACATCGTCCGTCGAGCGGAACGACCAGGTCAGCTTGAGATCGGCGAAGGAAGCATTGGCTTCGCGCACGCGTCCGGCAAACAGAAGCCTGCTGTCGGCAAAGGAATCGGGTGCCGCGCCCTGGAAGGAATAGATCGACTGCTTTTCATCGCCGACGGCGAAGACAGTGCGATGAACGCCGTCTCTCGCGCCCTGGCCGGCAAAGAACTCTTCGGCCAGCCGCTTCACCACTTCCCACTGGTCGGGGCTGGTGTCCTGCGCTTCGTCGAGCAGGATATGGTCGATGCCCTGGTCGAGCTTGTATTGCACCCAGGGGCCGGCATCCGGCCGGGCCAGGAGGTTGACCGTGCGCGTGATGAGATCGTTGAAGTCGAGGAAGCCCCGCCCGCGCTTCAGCTGCTCGTAGCGGGCGATCATCCAGTCGGCGATGGTCAGCGCGGCGCGCGTGCCCTCCAGCATCCGGAACAGCGCCAGCCGGTCGACGGTTTCGACGATTGCCGTGGTCGCCGAGAGATAGTGCTCCGCCAGGTCCGGCAGCCGATCGACCAGAACCTTCTTGAAGGCCTTCGCCGGATCGTAGGCATCGCCATCGGTCTTGAGAAAAGCTCTGGAAAGCAATTGCAGGCGGCGCACCGGCTCGCTCTCGGCGAAAGCCAGCCGCGCATAGGGCAGGATGTTGTTCAGCACGATGCGGGCGTCGGCCGCCTCCGCAGCCTGGGCGAAGCCGGCGAAATAATCCGGCAGGAAACCGGGCAGCGGCCAGACAGACGCCGCAATGTCCTCGGCGGTCACGCCGGCACGGAAATGAAACTCGTCGAACAGCGCCTGAAAGTCGGTGCCTCCCTGCCCGGCCGCGTCGATGAAGCCGCGCAAGCCGTCGCGCTTGCGCACGATCTCGCCAAGCAATGCGTCGAGCCCGGCTTCGCCGCCACGCTCCAGGACCGTGGCGAAAGCCTCGGCGAGCGCCACATTGCCAGCAGTCGTGCCCGAGATCATCTCGCGGCGTGCAGTCGCGAACAGCGACGCCTCCATCTGGCTGTCGAGCATCTCGAAATGCGCGGCGATGTTGGCCTCGAGCGGGAACTGGTGCAGCACCGATTCGCAAAAGGCGTGGATGGTCTGGATCTTCAGACCGCCCGGCGTTTCCAGCGCCTCGGCGAACAGCCGGCGTGCCCGGCGCATGGTGTCGCGACCGGGACGCCGCCCCTCCAGCGCCTCGACCTTCGTCGCCAGCTCGTCATCGCCAAGCGTCGTCCATTCCGACAGCGTCGAGAACACGCGGTTCGACATGTTGGCGGCGGCGGCGCGGGTATAGGTGAGGCAGAGGATCTTCGACGGATCGGTGCCGCGCAGCAGAAGACGGATGACGCGCTGCGCCAGAACATGGGTCTTGCCGGAGCCGGCATTGGCCGACACCCAGGCGGAATTGTCGGGATCGGCGGCACTCGCCTGGCTGGCCGCCGTGTCGGTTGGAATGGGATAGGCCTTCTTCATGCCTCCCCTCCCTCATCACCGGCATCGCCGCCGGCCGACCATTCGAGCACGCGAGCGAGATGATCGTAGTCGCCGTCGGTCTCGCCCTCGCGAAACGGCAGCGCGCGTGACAGATAGCCGGTCGCCGGGTCGGCATAGTGGATCAACAGTTGCTCCAGCCGTGCCCAGGCCTCTTCGGCGAGATCGGCGGCGGTTCGCGGCTTGCGGTTGTAATCAAGGATCGATTCCTCGAACACTTCGCCATTCGGCTTCAGCCTGACGAAAGCCAGTTGCGACGGCTCGCGCACGCCAAGCCCCCTGAAAGCGCCGCGCCTCAGCAGCGCGCCCTCAAGCGCCAGTTGGGGCGCCAGAAGCGTATGCGCCTGCGCCTTCGACGGCGATGAGCCGGTCTTGTAGTCCAGGATATCAGCCATGCCGCCAGCCAGAAGGTCGACGCGATCGGCATAGCCTGACAATGTCACGCCGGACCGACCGACACCGGTCTTTTCGGCACGCTCCTCGGCATGCCGACGCGTCACAGTAGCGGCGCGGCCGCGTTCCCATTCGATGATGCTGTCGGCAAGTTTTTCGAAACGCGGCCACCATACGGCCTCGACATCGGCGGGAAGTGCTGCCTCGGCAAAGCAGGCCCGTCCGGCGGCGATGAGCCCATCCAGGGCCTCGGGCGCGCGCGGATCGGCCACTTTTGCCGAGAACAGATGCAGGATGGCGTGAAACAGCGTGCCGCGCTCGGCGGCGCCGGGATCGCGGATCACCGGATCGAGCGGCATCAGGCGCAGAATCCGGCGGGCATAGACCGCGTAGGGGTCGCGGCGCAGCGTCTCGATCTCGGTGACCGAGAAATGCTGTGGCCGCACCGCCAGTGGCGGCTTCGGCTGCGGGCGCGGCGCAAAATCCTGCTTTTCACCGGCATCGAGCGCGCGCGCCCAGGCCAGCAATTCGTCGCCACGCCGGCGAAGCACCGGCGCGTGATCCCCACCTATGAAGGTGAGGATGCGCTGCAGCCAGCGCGACGGAACGGCAGGTGCGTCGCCCGAGCGGGCCGAACGCGACAGCACGACTTTCCTCGCCCCCATCGCCATCTGGAAATCATGTGCGGCAAGGCCGATGCGCCGTTCGGGCGGCTCAAGATCGATGCCGGTCTTCATCAGCCGCGACATGAACCGATCGCTTTCCGGCTTGCGTGGCCAGACACCTTCGTTGAGGCCGCCGATCACCAGCGTGTCGACGCTCAGCAGGCGGGCTTCGAGCGCGCCCCAGATGGCAATGTTGCGGTCGGTGCCTTGCGCCGGCTTGACGGTTTCCGGTGCGATCAGCGCGTCCATCACATCCGGCCATTCGTCGGCCGCGAAAGAGAACGACGCTGATGCCGCGACCAGCCCGCGCAGAAGGTCGGCCAGCTTTTCGCCGGCGTCACCGGCATAGAGTTCGCTCAGGCTGCCATCCGCCGCCCTGCCGAGGCTTTCGAGCGCTGTGACGCTGGTGCGGACTAGCGTGGCAAGATCGGCATCTGGCTGGCCGCGCAAGGCGGCCAGCGGTGCCAATGCATCCGCAAGGCGCTTGTGCAGGTCGCGCACCTGCTCGATGCCCCCAACGGTCAGCCGGGCGAACCAGAAGGGTTGCCGGCTATCGCCACCGAGATCCGTGAGCCTAGCCTCGAACAGATCGGGCAGCGATGCTATGTCGGGACGACCGGTGCCGCCGCGCAATGCCACCAGCTCGATGATGCCAGCCGCGTGGCGCACTGTCGCCCGGTCGAGGCCAAGGCCAAGCAGGGGGTGTTTCAGCAGCGACAGCAGGCCGATGGGATCACCGGGCCGGAACACGGCCTGAAGCGCCAGCCTGAGCAGGCTGGCGGCCGGAGTGTTGGCGAGCGGCGCGCCGCCCGAATCGTCGGCGACCACGCCAAAGCGCAGGAGTTCGGACGAGACACGGCGCGCCAGTGCGCGATCGCCGGTGACGAGCGCGGCACGCTGGCCGGGCTGTTCGACGGCACGCTTGAGCGCAATCGCGATCGCCACGGCTTCATCGCGTTCGCTGGCGGCCTCCAGCAAGGTCACGTCGCTGAACGCTGCGGCAATATCATCGGCTTCGAAGTCGGCGCGTGTCTGCGCCCACAGTTCGGTGGTTTCGGCCGGCCGCAGGGCTTCGCCAACCAGGGCGGCGCGAAGCGCCAGCGACTTCTGCACGACACCGATCTCGTCGACATCGCCGCGCAGGACGCCGATCTTGCCGATCAGTCTGGCCAGGCCGTATTGCGGATGGCCAAGCAGCGCCGGACGCGCGCCGGGTGCGGCAATCGCCTCATAGGACGGTTCATCCAGTTTGCGGTCGAGGCCAGGCAGCACGACGGCGCCGCTGGGCAGACGGGCAATGACGGAAAGCAGTTCGGCGGTGGCGGGGATCGAGCCGGTGGAGCCGGCGGCAATGACGGGACCACCAGGCGGATTGCGTTTCAACCGCGCCGCCTCGTGCTCGATCAGCGCGCTGCGGTGGGCCGCGGGGTTGGAACGGTCATTCTCGGCCAGGAATTTCGGCCAGGCGTCGGTGACGATGCTCAAGAAATCAAGCGTCACCTGCCACCATCCGGCGAGGTTCCCCGTTGCCAGGTCGCCAAGCTTTGTCCAGTCGGCGCCTTCGGTCTCGATCTCGTCCATCAACCCCGCGAGATCGCGCGCCAGCCAGATCGCGTCGGCGGAGGAGGCCGGCACGACGACTTCCTCGTTGAACATTGCAGCGACATGCGCGGGCAAGCGGCGCTTCCAGGCGCGCACAAGCGGCGCGAGCAGCAACAGCCGCTCGATGGAGGCGATCGGCGGGGCAAGATCGATCGCCGCGGATGCCTCGGCCTCGAAAGCCGCTTCATCCTCGTCGAACTCGCCGAGCGGGCGGATGACCGGCAGGATGACAGAGCGGCCACCCAGCATGTCGACGAAGACACCCCGCAAGGCCCGCGCGGCACGGCGGGTCGGCACGTAGATGGTGACATCGGCCAGCGCCAACGGGTCGCCGTCGAAACGAAAGCCCGGAACGAGACGACCGCCAAGCAGCGCCTCGGCAAGCGTCGGCAGAAACGGCGCTCCGGGCGGGATCGAGAAAACGCGGCTTGAGCCGCTCATTGCGCATTAGATCGCAGTGCGCCCGTCTGGGCGCACAAAGGACGATCTAACCCTTTGAATCTACGCATCGTGCTTTCCGAAAATCGATCCCGATTTTCGGGCCGATGCGGTGGCTAGCGCGCCGGCGACCGCTGCTTCGGCGAGCGGAATGGCATCGGGCGTGCCGACGGTGATCCAATGGCCGTGCATCGGCATGCCGAACAGGCGACCGGCGGCGATGGCCGTGTCGAAATAGGCATTGAGCGAATGCGGGCCGGCCGGCGCGTTTTCGAACAGGCGCGGATGGACGATCGCCGCCCCGGCATAGATCAGACCCGCCCGATCACCCTTCGAGCGCCGCAAGGCGCCATCCGGGGCCACCAGGAAATCGGTGCTGCCGCAGTGTCCGGTTGCCTGATGGAGATCCGCCAGCATCAGCAGAATATCCATTTTCGCCGCGTCCCATGCAAGGGCGAGACGGCCGAGATTGAGGGGGCCGTGGTCGATCCAGAAGGTGTCGGCGTTGAGGATGTAGAAGGGCTGCTCGCCGAGCTCCGGCAGTGCCTTGACGATGCCGCCTGCGGAATCGAGAAGCACATCGCTTTCGTCGGAAATGACGATGCGCGGTGCGCGGCGCGCGGCCACATGCGCAACGATCTGTTCGGGAAGATAATGGACGTTGACCACGGCCTTGCCGACACCTGCAGCGGACAGGCTGTCGAGACCCCAGTCGAGCAAGGTCTTGCCGGCTATCCTGACCAGGGGCTTGGGAATGGCGTCGGTGATCGGCCGCATGCGCTTGCCGAGCCCTGCGGCAAGTACGATTGCGGTGTCTGGTCTTGCAGTCACAGCGCTCGCTCCTCCAGCAAACCGTGCTCGCTGTAGAAATCCCGCAGTCCGGCCAAAGCCGGATGCGCCAGCGCCCGGCGCAGATAGTCGCGGATGCGCGGCAGGTGTTTTAGATAATAGGGCTTGCCGTCACGCTTTTCGAGGCGGACAAAAATGCCGAGGATCTTGGAATTGCGCTGTGCCGCCATGATTGCATAGGCTTCCAGGAAGCTTGCTTCAGCGAAGGCGCCGGCTGCATGGCGCGCGGCGACATAAGCGTCGAGCGTCCGCTTCTCGATGTCCGGTGACATGGTGACGCGAGCATCCATGGCGAGCGAGGCGACGTCATAGGCCGAAGGGCCGATCAGCGCGTCCTGGAAATCGACGATGCCCAGGCGGTCGTGGCCGGTGCGGTCACCGCGCCAGATGATGTTGGGCGAATGGAAATCGCGCAGCATCAGCGTGTATTCGCGGCCCCCCAACCGGTCGAGGGCCGCATTCCATTCGCGATGGTAGCCAGCGCGCAGATCATCGCTTGCCGGACTGCCCGATATCGCCGGCACATACCAATCGACCAGCAGATCGGCTTCGATCACCATCGCGGCGCGGTCGAAGGGCGGAACATGGTGGAAGGCGCCTTGCCCCGTTTCCATCCGGTCGGGCCATGTCCGGCCATGCATCATGGCCAGCAGTTCGGCCGCCGCGGCGTAGCGCTCGGCCACGGGCTGGCCTTGCTCGCCAAGAAACCCTTCGGAACCCAGATGATCGAGCAGGAGAAACCCCTGATCCTGATCCTCGGCATAAATCCGCGGCACGCTGACGCCGCCCGCTTCCAGCGCCCGGTCTATGGCGACAAAGGCCGAGACGGACTGCGCGGTATGAGCGATCTCGGCATAGGGTTTGCCGTCGCGGACGGGCGGCCCGAGCACCAGCCGTGGCGAATTCATCAGCACACGTGGCGCCGGGCCAGGGAGCGAAACGATTTCATAGGAACGGGCCGAGGCGTCGCCGATGAAATGGCGTCGCTGCGCCTCGCCCCAACCGGCGCGCTCGAGAAAGTCGCGCATGGCCAGCGACCGCGCGATGCGTTCGAAAGCCGGGCCTTGTCCAGAGAACCGCGCGAGGCGGCCGTCCCCATCATGGACGAGTTCGATCAGGATTGTCGTCTTCGGCAGATAGGCCTCTGCCCGTTCGGGCCATTCAACCAGGGCGGCACCTTGCGCAAGCGCATCGTCGAAGCCCAGCTCGTCGATCTCGGCGGCGGAGGACAGGCGATAGAGGTCGAAGTGATGAACGGGAATACGGGTGTCGTAGCTCTGGACGAGGGTGAAGGTCGGGCTCGGCACGTCGAGGCCGGCATCGTCGGCCAGCGCCCTGATCAAGGCCCGCGCCAGGGTCGACTTGCCGGCGCCGAGGTCGCCCTTGAGGGCGAGCACGTCACCGGGGCGCAGCGCCATGGCGAGATCCTCACCCAGCCGCGCCGTCTCCGTTTCGTCGGCTAGCAAACGCTCCAGCATCAGCACCGTTACTCGGCCGCGGCGCGGATGCCCGGCGTGTCGGGGAAGGTACAGATGACGGTCGTACCCTTGTCCTTGCCGGTCTCGATGCGGACGCTGCCGCCATGCAGTTCGACGAAACTCTTGACGATCGACAGGCCGAGGCCGGCGCCGCGACGGCGGCCGCCATTGGTTCGCGGCTCGAAGCGGCGGAACACCGAATCGAGCACGTCCGGCGGCATGCCGGGACCATTGTCGTGAACCGAGAATTCCACGCCTTCGGCAAGTTGGCGGCAAGAGAGCGTGATGGTGCTCGCCTCCGGCGCGTAATTCACGGCGTTGCTGAGGAGATTGTAGAGGATCTGGCGGACGCGGGTCTCGTCGCCATGGAACGTCTTCGGCGCGGCGGCGGCATCGACCTTGAGCTTGATCGAGTGCTCCTCCAGCCGGTCGGCGACGAGGTCGGCGGCGGCACTGATGGTCCGGTCGACATGCACCTCGGAAATGTCGAGCTGCATGATGCCGGCATCGACCGTGGCCAGGTCGAGTATGTCGTTGACGATGGTGAGCAGGACCGCCGACGACGAGCCGACATGTCCGACATATTCGCGCTGCTTCGGGTTCAGCGGCCCGGTCGACGGTAGCGCCAGAAGCTCGGTGAAGCCGATGATGTTGGTCAGCGGCGAGCGCAATTCGTAGGAGACGTGCTGGACGAACTCGTTCTTGAGCTGGTCGGACTTTTCCAGCGCCTCGTTCCTGTCCTTCAACGCCCGCTCGACGTGGACGCTGTCGGTGACATCGACGAAGGTCATCATCACCTGCCCATTGGGCAGCGGTATCACGGCGTAGCTCAGCACATTGCCGTTGTTGAGTTCTGTCTGGCCGTGGCGATCGCGGCGCTCATCGTCAAAGCCGGTGATCGCGGCAACGAACCCTCCCCAGGGGTTGTCGGCGGCGCGCTGGTTGCAGAGATCGCGGATGGCCGAGACATGGACATTCGGCTTGGCGACGTCGTCGCTCAATCCCCAGAGTGCGGCGAAAGCCGGGTTCGACAGCCTCAGCCGTCCGTCAGGACCGAAGACGGCCACGCCCTCGGCGAGGTTGTCGAGTGTTTCGCCCTGGACGCGTACCGCGGTCTGGTAACGGCTTTCGAGGTCCATCTTCTCGGTCAGGTTCTCGAACACCCAGGTCACGCCGCCCTTGGGCTGCGGGTTGGCGACCACGCGGATGGTCTTTCCGTCAGGCAGATGCCACCAATGTTCCTGCGATTCGACGGCGCGATAGGCGCTGAGCAGGCCTTCCTTCCAGCGACGCCATTCGGGCTGCTCGGCGATCTTGCCTTCGCTGCGCAGCCGGTCGAGCAGCAGGGCGTTGTCGGGTGCGCTGTGCAGGAAGCCGCTGTCGAGGCCCCAGAGCTTCTGGAACGCCTGGTTGAAGAAGCGCAGCTTCTCGTCGGTATCGAAGATCGCAACGGCGGTGTTGAGCTGGTCGAGCGTATCGGCATGGCTTCGCACCGTCCGCTCATATTCGCCGCGAATGGCTTCGGTGGCACTGGTGTCGTGGGCCAACCCGGCCGAACCGTCGGCGCCGGCAACGTCGGTCACGGCGAACATGCGGCGGTCGCCCCCGATCACTGTGGACAGGGTCTGCTCGAAGACAGGACGCGAGTTGTGCTGGGCAGCGATGGCATCGCGCGCCTGGCCGCCCAGGAATTCCTTCGCATCGCGAACGGCGGCTTCAGGGTTTTCCGCCTCGACCGCGTCGGCGTAGGCGCGGTTGACCCATTTCAACCGCCCATCCGTCGTGCGCAGCCATGACGGCATCTTCAACGCATCCAGAAGGCCAATCATGGTGTCGTAGTCAGCGGCGAGCCCTTGGTTCTCGATTTTCAGCCGGGCCTGGCTTCGTTGCGTCTCGGAAAGCGAGACGAAACGCACCAGCACATGCGCGGCGCTCTTGCGCCCATGCACTTCGAGCGGTGCGCCCGCCTGCGATTCGATGACGAGATCAAAAGACTTGCCCTTCTCCCGCAAGGCCGCGATGGCATGCTCAAGCGCCGCCGCGGAGCGCGGCATCAGCCAACGACCAAAGGCGAGGAAAGCGGCGCGCTCCTCCGGCGCACCGCTCTCGACCGGCAAAGTGCCGACGAGTTCGGGCTTCTTGTTTTCCGCGGCCCAGACCACCACGCGCTGGTCGCGCATGTTGAGCAGCGCCTCGGAGCGCCGCAGGGCTGCGTTGACATCGGCGACGCGGGTCCTGAGCTCGACATTCTCCGCCGAGGTGCGTGCCCGTTCGCGGATGAGGACGATTGCCGACAGGAGCGCTGCCCCCATGACGCCGACGAACACGGCGAGCTGCATCACCTCGACGGTGTTGAAGGAAGGTCCAGCCTGCTTGGCGCCGGCGGCTTGCGCATACGCCACCGCACCAAGAAGCGGGCTGGCGAGCGCGGAAGTGGCAAGAAACATGCCTGCGCGGGCGCGCCATGAAGGCTTCCCGCCGGTCATGGCGGAGCCGATGGTCCTCGAATCGTCATGGCCGCCGGAAACGGCCCGTCCCGCCTTGTGCGGGTGTTGCCCCGGCATGTCTTGGTCCTCTCCGCCGCCTGAATGCAAGACCGCCCTGAAGCGCGCCTCTCCTTGCCCCCTGCAGGTGGAAGCGTCGCGAATCACCTGACAATAACCCCTCGCCGAATCGCCGTGAAGGCGCATCCCGCGCAAAAATAAAGCCGGGCGAAATGTCAATCGCCCGGCGTCAATATCTGGTAGTAAATTCAGCTTTGGTTAATAGCGGTAGTGTTCCGGCTTGAACGGCCCCTGCTGGGTGACGCCGATATAGGCAGCCTGTTCCGTGGAGAGTTCGGTCAGGCGGGCGCCGAGCTTGTCGAGATGCAGGCGCGCGACCTTTTCGTCGAGATGCTTGGGCAGGACATAGACCTGGTTCTGGTACTGGCCAGGCTTGGTGAACAGCTCGATCTGGGCAAGCACCTGGTTGGTGAAGGATGCCGACATGACGAAGCTCGGATGACCCGTGGCGTTGCCGAGATTGAGCAGGCGGCCTTCCGACAGCAGGATCATGCGCTTGCCGTCCGGGAAGGTGATCATGTCGACCTGCGGCTTGACGTTGGTCCACTTCAGGTTGCGAAGCGCGGCGACCTGGATCTCATTGTCGAAGTGGCCGATATTGCCGACGATCACCATGTCCTTCATCTGGCGCATGTGATCGAGGGTGATGACGTCCTTGTTGCCGGTGGTGGTGATGACGATGTCCGCGGTCGGGGCGGCGTCTTCCAGCGTGACGACTTCGAAACCGTCCATCGCCGCCTGCAACGCGCAGATCGGGTCGACTTCGGTGACCTTGACGCGGGCGCCGGCGCCCTTGAGCGAAGCCGACGAGCCCTTGCCGACATCGCCATAGCCGCAGACGACCGCGACCTTGCCGGCCATCATCGTGTCGGTGCCGCGGCGGATGCCATCGACCAGCGATTCCTTGCAGCCGTACTTGTTGTCGAACTTCGACTTGGTGACCGAGTCGTTGACGTTGATCGCCGGGAAGGGCAGCAGGCCCTTCTTCTGCAACTGGTAAAGCCGGTTGACGCCGGTCGTGGTCTCCTCGGTGACGCCGCGGATGGCCTCCTTCTGCTTGGTGAAGAAGCCCGGCGAAGCCTTCATGCGCTTCTTGATCTGCGCGAACAGGATTTCCTCTTCCTCGCTGCCCGGATTGGACAACACGTCCTCGCCAGCCTCGGCGCGGGCGCCGATCAGGATGTACATGGTGGCGTCGCCGCCATCATCGAGGATCATGTTGGAGGTGCCGCCATCGGTCCACTGGAAGATGCGGTCGGTGTAGACCCAATAATCCTCCAGCGTTTCGCCCTTGATGGCGAATACCGGGATACCGGCTTCGGCAATCGCCGCCGCGGCATGATCCTGGGTCGAGAAGATGTTGCAGGAGGCCCAGCGGATATCGGCGCCGAGCGCCTTCAGCGTTTCGATCAGCACCGCCGTCTGGATGGTCATGTGCAGCGAACCGGTGATGCGCGCCCCCTTGAGCGGCTGCTTCTCGCCAAATTCCTCGCGGCAGGCCATCAGGCCCGGCATTTCGGTTTCGGCGATCTCGATCTCCTTGCGGCCCCAGCCGGCAAGCGAAATGTCGGCGACCACATAGTCCTTGCTACCCGTCATGGCAGTGCTCCGATGCGAATTGGTTGCGGGCGCGCCCAGCCCAGGAGGCCTGTTGAAGGGCGCGAATTGCCGGCCTGACTAGCAGATCAGGGCTCGGGCGACAATGGGATATAAAGAAATCTTTATCCCTGCATGTCCCCCTGGACATGCTTTTGGGACGTCGGGGATCAGCACTCCTCGCCGAAGCGGGAGGCGACCAACTGCTCCAACGCGTCGATGACCTGCAGGGCTTCCGGTCCGCTGGCGGTGACGCGGATGGAGTAGCCAGGGCTCGCCGCCAGCATCATGAGCCCCATGATCGAGGTGCCGCCGACCTTGACGCCATCCTTCTCGACATGGACCGAGGCGTTGAAGCCACTGGCAAGCTGAACGAACTTCGCCGAAGCGCGTGCATGCAGGCCGCGCTGGTTGACGATCGGAAAGTCCCGGACGATC
The nucleotide sequence above comes from Mesorhizobium shangrilense. Encoded proteins:
- a CDS encoding nucleotidyltransferase family protein; this encodes MTARPDTAIVLAAGLGKRMRPITDAIPKPLVRIAGKTLLDWGLDSLSAAGVGKAVVNVHYLPEQIVAHVAARRAPRIVISDESDVLLDSAGGIVKALPELGEQPFYILNADTFWIDHGPLNLGRLALAWDAAKMDILLMLADLHQATGHCGSTDFLVAPDGALRRSKGDRAGLIYAGAAIVHPRLFENAPAGPHSLNAYFDTAIAAGRLFGMPMHGHWITVGTPDAIPLAEAAVAGALATASARKSGSIFGKHDA
- the tsaE gene encoding tRNA (adenosine(37)-N6)-threonylcarbamoyltransferase complex ATPase subunit type 1 TsaE translates to MLERLLADETETARLGEDLAMALRPGDVLALKGDLGAGKSTLARALIRALADDAGLDVPSPTFTLVQSYDTRIPVHHFDLYRLSSAAEIDELGFDDALAQGAALVEWPERAEAYLPKTTILIELVHDGDGRLARFSGQGPAFERIARSLAMRDFLERAGWGEAQRRHFIGDASARSYEIVSLPGPAPRVLMNSPRLVLGPPVRDGKPYAEIAHTAQSVSAFVAIDRALEAGGVSVPRIYAEDQDQGFLLLDHLGSEGFLGEQGQPVAERYAAAAELLAMMHGRTWPDRMETGQGAFHHVPPFDRAAMVIEADLLVDWYVPAISGSPASDDLRAGYHREWNAALDRLGGREYTLMLRDFHSPNIIWRGDRTGHDRLGIVDFQDALIGPSAYDVASLAMDARVTMSPDIEKRTLDAYVAARHAAGAFAEASFLEAYAIMAAQRNSKILGIFVRLEKRDGKPYYLKHLPRIRDYLRRALAHPALAGLRDFYSEHGLLEERAL
- the addA gene encoding double-strand break repair helicase AddA, producing MKKAYPIPTDTAASQASAADPDNSAWVSANAGSGKTHVLAQRVIRLLLRGTDPSKILCLTYTRAAAANMSNRVFSTLSEWTTLGDDELATKVEALEGRRPGRDTMRRARRLFAEALETPGGLKIQTIHAFCESVLHQFPLEANIAAHFEMLDSQMEASLFATARREMISGTTAGNVALAEAFATVLERGGEAGLDALLGEIVRKRDGLRGFIDAAGQGGTDFQALFDEFHFRAGVTAEDIAASVWPLPGFLPDYFAGFAQAAEAADARIVLNNILPYARLAFAESEPVRRLQLLSRAFLKTDGDAYDPAKAFKKVLVDRLPDLAEHYLSATTAIVETVDRLALFRMLEGTRAALTIADWMIARYEQLKRGRGFLDFNDLITRTVNLLARPDAGPWVQYKLDQGIDHILLDEAQDTSPDQWEVVKRLAEEFFAGQGARDGVHRTVFAVGDEKQSIYSFQGAAPDSFADSRLLFAGRVREANASFADLKLTWSFRSTDDVLAAVDRVFADPVVRRGISHDPDPLDHKAIRNDAPGYVEVWPSVGADVVDEPDDWTQAIDHAHAPAVRVAENVAATIAGWIGSGEVIEGRGKTLRPGDVLVLVRKRDRFVHALTRALKRRDIPVAGADRLSLPGHIAVKDLIALGHFLIQPQDDLSLAAVLRSPIFDASEEVLFRLSGERPPGLSLIASLREHAAEDAGLADIITQLDIWTGEAAFKPVFEFYAGMLARDGLRKKMIARLGPEAGDILDEFLNFCLAEERTGLPGLESFLATLENAGPEIKREMDQTRDEVRVMTVHAAKGLEAPVVFLVDGGSAPFSDQHLPRLMPFEGSGRCWDGKGYLWRSASDVANGFSKAAATRARDLADDEYRRLLYVGMTRAEDRLIVCGYHGKRAPNAGTWHSIVGRALIGAPESEQRAHPADGDPVHRFHVTKLPPVALASGGEVRQAEDFAPLPAVLFRPLPPYEDLPRPLSPSGASALIEEEKQGEVDTSSPVLDIEAEPGFAVMRGLALHKLLQMLPGVVESERQIAAQRYLARAGAQWTDIEREKALASVEAILTDTRFEQLFAPSSRAEVSIMGSLEVKGRKRSISGKIDRLAVTPGRVSIVDYKTNRPAPATLADVPTAYILQLALYRALLQPLYPGREVSATLLFTEAPRLIELPATAMDDALARLTGA
- the addB gene encoding double-strand break repair protein AddB, which encodes MSGSSRVFSIPPGAPFLPTLAEALLGGRLVPGFRFDGDPLALADVTIYVPTRRAARALRGVFVDMLGGRSVILPVIRPLGEFDEDEAAFEAEASAAIDLAPPIASIERLLLLAPLVRAWKRRLPAHVAAMFNEEVVVPASSADAIWLARDLAGLMDEIETEGADWTKLGDLATGNLAGWWQVTLDFLSIVTDAWPKFLAENDRSNPAAHRSALIEHEAARLKRNPPGGPVIAAGSTGSIPATAELLSVIARLPSGAVVLPGLDRKLDEPSYEAIAAPGARPALLGHPQYGLARLIGKIGVLRGDVDEIGVVQKSLALRAALVGEALRPAETTELWAQTRADFEADDIAAAFSDVTLLEAASERDEAVAIAIALKRAVEQPGQRAALVTGDRALARRVSSELLRFGVVADDSGGAPLANTPAASLLRLALQAVFRPGDPIGLLSLLKHPLLGLGLDRATVRHAAGIIELVALRGGTGRPDIASLPDLFEARLTDLGGDSRQPFWFARLTVGGIEQVRDLHKRLADALAPLAALRGQPDADLATLVRTSVTALESLGRAADGSLSELYAGDAGEKLADLLRGLVAASASFSFAADEWPDVMDALIAPETVKPAQGTDRNIAIWGALEARLLSVDTLVIGGLNEGVWPRKPESDRFMSRLMKTGIDLEPPERRIGLAAHDFQMAMGARKVVLSRSARSGDAPAVPSRWLQRILTFIGGDHAPVLRRRGDELLAWARALDAGEKQDFAPRPQPKPPLAVRPQHFSVTEIETLRRDPYAVYARRILRLMPLDPVIRDPGAAERGTLFHAILHLFSAKVADPRAPEALDGLIAAGRACFAEAALPADVEAVWWPRFEKLADSIIEWERGRAATVTRRHAEERAEKTGVGRSGVTLSGYADRVDLLAGGMADILDYKTGSSPSKAQAHTLLAPQLALEGALLRRGAFRGLGVREPSQLAFVRLKPNGEVFEESILDYNRKPRTAADLAEEAWARLEQLLIHYADPATGYLSRALPFREGETDGDYDHLARVLEWSAGGDAGDEGGEA